A single window of Sporomusaceae bacterium DNA harbors:
- a CDS encoding Ger(x)C family spore germination protein — MVRVTAVLCLLAALLTLGCNGSRETDEVTYVITVGIDAAPGGQLNVTYRLAKPSAQGGEAGMGGGGLSSEAITFNAPSLAVARDLLNSQVARVPSLSHVKVFVIGESLARKGVGDALGPLLRFREFRGSMYIHIADNTTAAELIRANKPIIEKLGTRWVEGQMASASETGYYPRSFIHDFYVSLKAGSGSPYAVLAGISSGSGEGKPQGGLVAGEKTGEYLAEGVGIRGGNPVTLIGAALFRGDKMVGKLTSEESRMLAMLVGEFRRGYITVQDPLQPKSAINVHLRPGRQPKIDVRLVDGNVVIDIDILLEGEVTSIGSGINYESRNYNQLLEDQISAVIRQDVLKTVRYTQQVGSDPANFGKYIRPRFSTYNEYRQFDFDSKYPTAEVNVKVTTQIRRTGLMHKTSPIRGRQ; from the coding sequence ATGGTTCGCGTAACGGCCGTCCTCTGCCTGCTCGCCGCACTCCTTACCCTCGGCTGCAACGGTTCGCGCGAGACCGACGAAGTGACTTATGTCATCACAGTCGGCATCGACGCCGCCCCCGGCGGGCAGCTTAATGTCACCTACCGCCTGGCCAAGCCTAGTGCCCAGGGGGGCGAAGCCGGCATGGGCGGCGGCGGGCTATCATCCGAAGCCATTACCTTCAACGCCCCGTCGCTGGCGGTGGCCCGCGACCTCCTGAATTCCCAGGTCGCCCGCGTCCCCAGCCTGTCCCACGTCAAAGTATTCGTCATCGGCGAGTCGCTGGCCCGCAAAGGGGTAGGAGATGCTCTCGGCCCGCTCCTCCGCTTCCGTGAGTTCCGCGGCTCGATGTACATCCATATCGCCGACAATACAACCGCGGCAGAGCTTATCCGCGCGAATAAGCCAATCATCGAAAAACTGGGGACCCGTTGGGTAGAAGGCCAAATGGCCAGCGCCAGTGAGACGGGTTATTATCCGCGCTCCTTTATCCACGACTTTTACGTCAGTCTCAAGGCGGGCAGCGGCAGTCCCTACGCCGTCCTGGCCGGCATCAGTTCCGGGTCAGGCGAGGGCAAGCCGCAGGGCGGGCTGGTCGCCGGCGAGAAAACGGGCGAGTATCTGGCCGAAGGGGTGGGCATACGCGGCGGCAACCCGGTCACCCTTATCGGCGCGGCCCTGTTCCGCGGCGACAAGATGGTTGGAAAGCTGACGAGCGAGGAGAGCCGCATGCTCGCCATGCTTGTGGGCGAGTTCCGGCGCGGTTACATTACGGTTCAGGATCCGCTCCAGCCGAAGAGCGCCATAAATGTCCACCTCCGCCCCGGCCGCCAGCCGAAAATCGATGTCAGGCTGGTGGACGGCAATGTGGTTATCGACATCGACATCTTGTTGGAAGGCGAGGTGACAAGCATCGGCAGCGGCATTAATTACGAATCGCGCAACTACAACCAGCTTTTGGAGGATCAGATATCGGCGGTCATCCGCCAGGACGTGTTAAAGACCGTTCGCTACACTCAGCAGGTGGGGAGCGACCCGGCAAATTTCGGCAAATATATACGCCCGCGGTTCAGCACGTACAACGAGTATCGGCAGTTCGACTTCGACAGCAAATACCCGACGGCCGAGGTCAACGTCAAGGTGACGACCCAAATCCGCCGCACCGGCCTTATGCATAAGACCTCGCCCATCCGCGGGCGTCAATAG
- the speE gene encoding polyamine aminopropyltransferase — translation MELWYSEFQTKDLSLSARIKETLYMGKSDFQEVAVLDTYEFGRMLALDGVFQTSIFDEFIYHEMIAHVPMFVHPNPKSVLIIGGGDGGTAREVVRHPGIERVEMVEIDGMVVDVCKQFLPEISTVLINGHDKFHLKIGDGIDHMAQAENTYDVIIVDCSDPIGPGEGLFTGKFYADCYKALKTDGLFVQQTESPFYHQPLLKRLRKDIEALFPIARTYLAQIPLYPGGTHCFTIGSKKHDPLAVDTAKLPDLKTRYWNRELQKSSFALPTFIKELLK, via the coding sequence ATGGAACTGTGGTACAGCGAATTCCAGACCAAGGATCTGAGCCTGAGCGCCAGGATCAAGGAGACGCTCTACATGGGCAAGTCCGACTTCCAGGAAGTCGCCGTGCTGGATACGTATGAGTTCGGTCGCATGCTGGCCCTGGACGGCGTTTTCCAGACCAGCATTTTTGACGAGTTCATTTATCACGAGATGATCGCCCATGTGCCGATGTTCGTTCACCCCAATCCCAAGAGCGTGCTCATCATCGGCGGGGGCGACGGCGGCACGGCGAGAGAGGTCGTCCGCCATCCGGGAATCGAGCGGGTGGAGATGGTCGAGATCGATGGCATGGTTGTCGACGTATGCAAGCAGTTCCTGCCGGAAATAAGCACCGTGCTGATAAACGGCCACGACAAGTTCCACCTCAAGATCGGCGACGGCATCGACCATATGGCTCAGGCCGAGAACACCTACGACGTCATAATCGTCGATTGCTCCGACCCGATCGGGCCGGGGGAAGGCCTGTTTACCGGCAAATTCTACGCCGACTGCTACAAAGCGCTCAAGACCGACGGCCTGTTCGTGCAGCAGACCGAATCGCCCTTTTACCACCAGCCGCTCCTCAAGCGTCTCAGAAAGGATATTGAGGCTCTCTTCCCCATCGCCAGGACCTATCTCGCCCAGATCCCCCTCTACCCGGGCGGCACCCACTGCTTCACCATCGGCTCCAAAAAGCACGACCCGCTCGCCGTCGATACGGCCAAGCTGCCAGACCTGAAGACCCGCTACTGGAACAGGGAGCTGCAGAAGAGCAGCTTCGCCCTGCCGACATTCATTAAGGAACTGCTTAAATAA
- a CDS encoding aminopeptidase — MDSRIQTLAHNLVHYSAALAPGENILIETVDGALPLAKAIVDEAYRAGAVPFLSLKNSQLLRALLRNATAEQLSMAGEWEAARMKAMDAYIAIRASDNVSEMADVPAAKLQLYQQNWVKPVHLDIRVPDTKWCVLRYPSPSMAQLANTSTEAFEDFYFRVCTLDYAKMAAAMEPLIALLERTDRVRITGPGTDLSFSVRGIPAVKCAGRRNIPDGEVYTAPVKDSANGVISYNAPAVYQGFTYENIRLEFRDGKIVGATANDSEKINKVFDTDGGARYVGEFALGVNPYIERPMKDTLFDEKISGSFHFTPGNAYEKAFNGNKSAIHWDLVCIQTPPYGGGEIHFDDTLIRKDGRFVPEELQGLNPENLK, encoded by the coding sequence ATGGACTCCCGCATCCAAACCCTCGCCCATAACCTTGTCCACTACTCCGCCGCCCTCGCCCCCGGCGAGAATATCCTCATCGAGACGGTCGACGGGGCGCTCCCGCTTGCCAAGGCTATCGTCGACGAGGCTTACCGGGCTGGCGCCGTTCCCTTCCTCAGCCTCAAGAACAGCCAACTCCTCCGCGCTCTTCTCCGTAACGCCACGGCCGAGCAGTTGAGCATGGCCGGCGAATGGGAGGCGGCGCGCATGAAGGCTATGGACGCCTATATCGCGATAAGGGCCAGCGACAACGTCAGCGAGATGGCCGACGTCCCTGCCGCCAAGCTGCAGCTTTACCAGCAGAACTGGGTCAAACCCGTCCACCTCGATATCCGCGTACCCGATACGAAGTGGTGCGTCCTCCGCTATCCAAGTCCGTCGATGGCCCAGTTGGCCAACACGAGCACCGAAGCGTTCGAGGACTTCTATTTCCGCGTCTGCACCCTCGACTACGCAAAGATGGCCGCCGCCATGGAGCCACTCATCGCCCTCCTGGAGCGCACAGACCGGGTGCGAATAACCGGTCCCGGAACAGATCTCTCTTTTTCCGTCCGCGGCATCCCGGCCGTCAAGTGCGCCGGCCGACGCAACATACCCGACGGCGAGGTGTACACCGCGCCGGTGAAAGACTCCGCCAACGGCGTTATCAGCTATAACGCCCCCGCCGTCTACCAGGGCTTCACCTACGAAAACATCCGCCTCGAATTTCGGGACGGAAAAATCGTCGGCGCCACCGCCAACGACAGCGAAAAAATCAATAAAGTCTTCGACACCGACGGCGGCGCCCGCTACGTCGGCGAGTTTGCCCTCGGCGTAAACCCCTATATCGAACGGCCGATGAAGGACACTCTTTTCGACGAGAAGATCAGCGGCTCGTTCCACTTCACTCCCGGCAACGCTTACGAAAAAGCCTTCAACGGCAATAAGTCCGCCATCCACTGGGACCTCGTCTGCATCCAGACCCCGCCTTACGGCGGCGGCGAAATCCATTTCGACGACACGCTCATCCGCAAGGACGGCCGGTTCGTGCCCGAGGAACTGCAGGGACTCAACCCCGAAAATCTGAAATAA
- a CDS encoding D-glycerate dehydrogenase yields MDKATVVLSRWLPDTFTDTLAEKCRIVRPAEDESFSREELLSAVRGCDAILAVGDRIDDAVCAAAAPTCRVVANFGVGYNNIDVAAATSRGIWVTNTPDVVTDATADLAWALLLAAARRIGECDRLVRAGQWKSWGPLFMLGSDVSGTTLGIVGGGRIGLAMAKRALGFNMDILYTANSPKPDFEKATGARFVPLATLLREADFVSLHVPLTEQTRHLIGAPELAMMKKTAVLVNTARGPVVDEKALVAALEARAIAGAGLDVFECEPLVEPGLLKLDNVVLAPHVGSATLECRTGIARMACRNILAALRSELPPNCLNPEARGK; encoded by the coding sequence ATGGATAAAGCAACTGTTGTACTAAGCCGCTGGCTGCCGGATACGTTTACCGACACGCTGGCGGAAAAATGCCGGATCGTCAGGCCGGCTGAAGACGAATCGTTCAGCCGCGAGGAACTGCTGTCCGCCGTCAGGGGTTGCGACGCGATACTGGCGGTGGGCGACCGCATCGACGACGCGGTGTGCGCTGCCGCCGCCCCCACCTGCCGCGTCGTCGCCAACTTCGGCGTGGGCTACAATAATATCGACGTCGCCGCCGCCACTTCCCGCGGCATATGGGTTACCAACACACCCGACGTGGTGACCGACGCGACCGCCGACCTGGCCTGGGCGCTGCTGTTGGCCGCGGCCCGCCGGATTGGTGAATGCGACCGCCTGGTGCGGGCGGGGCAGTGGAAAAGCTGGGGGCCGCTCTTTATGCTGGGCAGCGACGTTTCCGGCACAACGCTGGGAATCGTCGGCGGCGGGCGCATCGGCCTGGCGATGGCCAAGCGCGCTCTTGGCTTTAATATGGACATTTTGTATACCGCCAATTCCCCCAAACCCGACTTCGAAAAAGCTACCGGCGCCCGTTTCGTTCCCTTGGCCACCCTCCTGCGCGAAGCCGACTTCGTTTCCCTCCACGTGCCGCTGACCGAGCAGACCCGCCATTTGATCGGCGCTCCCGAACTGGCGATGATGAAGAAGACAGCCGTCCTCGTCAACACGGCCCGCGGCCCGGTGGTGGACGAAAAGGCGCTCGTTGCCGCCCTGGAGGCGCGCGCGATCGCCGGCGCCGGCCTCGACGTGTTCGAGTGCGAACCGCTAGTGGAACCCGGTCTGCTAAAACTCGACAATGTCGTCCTTGCCCCGCATGTCGGCAGCGCGACGCTCGAATGCCGCACAGGCATAGCCCGTATGGCCTGCCGCAACATCCTGGCCGCGCTGCGGAGCGAACTGCCGCCCAACTGCCTCAATCCCGAAGCGCGAGGCAAATAG